In one window of Phyllopteryx taeniolatus isolate TA_2022b chromosome 23, UOR_Ptae_1.2, whole genome shotgun sequence DNA:
- the afap1 gene encoding actin filament-associated protein 1 isoform X3 encodes MDRRLADSMMRSEPVLLSSSGAMEELVYELRLFLDLLDREYLSAGIREKKTHLSNILNRVLSKKEPLCKAEIHSGLPAPPQMPLPEIPHPWLAPNDGPPPLPSSSLPEGYYEEAVPLTPGKAPEYITSNYDSDAMSSSYESYDEEEEDDKGRKTRHQWPSEEASMDLVKDARICAFLLRKKRFGQWSKLLCVIKDNKLLCYKSSKDQTPQMELTLSGCSISHVPKDGKKKRHELKIVHQGADALVLAVQSKEQAEEWLKVMREVCGNGTYELDRSGSPVHKPELEKKSSSDRPSSDGEAAHENGHVDNKDHGTDHYGDLVSRAFRANSSVGSFCGGIPGKGKKNSKSEQGKTGTVGKGAGKKITKIIGLGKKKPSVDEQTSSAEEDVPTSGYLNVLSNNQWRERWCRLKDNQLLLHKDQDDLKSHMASLPLRGCEVSPGLDHKHPFAFRLLRNGQEVAVLEASSSEAMGRWLGVLLAETGSAADPANLHYDYIDVETTANVIQLAKQSLCFTSKRAVSPNPYACPSGTALHYHDVPINGMHSGPDTGGKKAHDDNSYENVPEAKLKSASSNHSKTPVCKVSSKFLTADTKTKAGAQLKGKKGSASSGLASKLKADPRSQQKKNGVAAMNGTASLKRSNSDAEQCKYGKNRVEADAKRLQAKDDELTKKKLDIRNHLAALKKERKDLRSAIEAASGKRSQASVSERLKKVEDECRQKEEERVNLELELTEVKGSLKKALSGGVTLGLTIEPKAAPAAVQSPAALRRVQESSPFSSCDTSDTETCSLPVNSASLLRRQRAVPKASPVRGHVLRKAKEWEQKSGT; translated from the exons ATGGACCGTCGTTTGGCGGATTCTATGATGAGGAGCGAGCCTGTGCTTTTGTCTTCCAGCGGGG CAATGGAGGAGTTGGTGTACGAGCTCCGGCTGTTCCTGGACCTGCTGGACCGGGAATATCTCAGCGCCGGAATCCGAGAGAAGAAAACACACCTCTCCAACATCCTCAACCGAGTCCTCTCGAAAAAAG AGCCATTATGTAAAGCAGAGATCCACAGTGGACTACCCGCACCCCCACAAATGCCGCTGCCTGAAATCCCTCACCCATGGCTG GCTCCAAACGACGGCCCTCCTCCTCTACCCAGCTCCTCGCTACCGGAAGGTTACTACGAAGAAGCGGTGCCTTTAACCCCCGGCAAAGCGCCGGAATACATCACATCGA ACTACGATTCGGACGCTATGAGCAGCTCCTACGAGTCGTACGAcgaggaagaagaggacgaCAAGGGTCGCAAGACGCGCCACCAGTGGCCCTCCGAAGAGGCCTCCATGGATTTGGTGAAGGACGCTCGGATCTGCGCTTTCCTGCTGCGCAAGAAACGctttggccagtggtccaagctTCTCTGCGTCATTAAAGATAACAAACTTCTG TGTTACAAATCGTCCAAAGACCAGACGCCGCAAATGGAGCTGACCCTGTCGGGTTGCAGCATCAGCCACGTCCCCAAAGACGGCAAGAAGAAACGCCACGAGCTGAAGATTGTCCACCAGGGGGCAGATGCCCTGGTGCTTGCCGTGCAGAGCAAAGAACAGGCAGAGGAGTGGCTCAAG GTCATGAGAGAGGTGTGCGGTAATGGGACTTATGAATTGGATCGCTCCGGATCCCCAGTCCACAAACCTGAACTGGAAAAG AAATCCTCGTCCGACAGGCCAAGCTCGGACGGCGAAGCGGCGCACGAGAACGGACACGTGGACAACAAGGACCACGGTACCGATCACTACGGGGATCTCGTTTCGCGAGCGTTCCGTGCCAATTCATCCGTGGGATCCTTCTGTGGTGGCATTccaggaaaaggaaaaaagaattCCAAGTCGGAGCAGGGCAAGACCGGCACGGTCGGGAAAGGCGCCGGGAAGAAGATCACCAAGATCATCGGGCTGGGCAAGAAGAAGCCCTCCGTGGATGAGCAGACTTCATCGGCGGAGGAAGATGTCCCCACGAGTG GCTACCTGAACGTGCTGTCCAATAACCAGTGGCGGGAGCGCTGGTGCCGCCTCAAAGACAACCAGCTGCTGCTGCACAAAGACCAGGATGACCTGAAGAGCCACATGGCTTCGCTGCCCCTCCGAGGCTGCGAGGTCAGCCCCGGCCTGGACCACAAGCACCCTTTCGCCTTCCGCTTGCTACGTAATGGTCAGGAGGTGGCCGTACTGGAG gcATCCTCCTCCGAAGCCATGGGTCGCTGGCTGGGGGTCTTACTGGCCGAGACGGGCTCCGCTGCGGACCCGGCCAACTTGCATTACGACTACATCGACGTGGAGACCACCGCCAACGTAATCCAGCTGGCCAAACAGTCGCTCTG TTTTACCAGTAAGCGTGCGGTCTCCCCGAACCCGTACGCCTGCCCCAGCGGGACGGCGCTGCACTACCACGACGTACCCATCAACGGAATG CACTCCGGTCCCGACACAGGTGGGAAGAAAGCGCACGATGACAACTCCTACGAAAACGTGCCCGAGGCCAAGCTCAAGTCCGCCTCTTCAAATCACTCTAAGACACCCGTTTGTAAAGTCTCTTCTAAGTTCCTCACTGCTGACACTAAAACCAAAGCTGGCGCTCAG CTTAAGGGGAAGAAGGGGAGCGCAAGCAGCGGGCTCGCATCCAAACTGAAGGCAGATCCGAGAAGTCAGCAAAAGAAGAACGGAGTCGCTGCTATGAACGGGACAGCGTCGCTGAAACGCAGCAACTCCG ACGCGGAGCAATGTAAATACGGGAAAAACCGCGTGGAGGCAGACGCCAAGCGGCTGCAGGCCAAAGACGACGAGCTGACCAAGAAGAAACTCGACATCCGGAACCATCTGGCCGCTCTGAAGAAGGAACGCAAGGACCTGCGTAGCGCTATTGAGGCGGCGTCAG GCAAGCGATCGCAGGCCTCCGTGTCGGAACGACTGAAGAAGGTGGAGGACGAGTGCAGACAGAAGGAAGAAGAGCGAGTCAACCTGGAGCTGGAGCTGACCGAGGTCAAAGGCAGCCTGAAGAAGGCGCTGAGCGGCGGGGTCACCCTGGGCCTCACCATCGAACCCAAAGCTGCTCCGGCGGCCGTCCAG TCACCGGCAGCGTTACGACGGGTGCAGGAGTCCTCGCCCTTCTCCAGCTGCGACACCAGCGACACGGAGACCTGCTCCCTGCCCGTCAACAGCGCCTCGCTGCTGCGCCGGCAGCGCGCCGTCCCCAAGGCGTCGCCGGTGCGAGGACACGTCCTCAGGAAGGCCAAG GAATGGGAACAGAAGAGCGGAACATAA
- the afap1 gene encoding actin filament-associated protein 1 isoform X5 — MDRRLADSMMRSEPVLLSSSGAMEELVYELRLFLDLLDREYLSAGIREKKTHLSNILNRVLSKKEPLCKAEIHSGLPAPPQMPLPEIPHPWLAPNDGPPPLPSSSLPEGYYEEAVPLTPGKAPEYITSNYDSDAMSSSYESYDEEEEDDKGRKTRHQWPSEEASMDLVKDARICAFLLRKKRFGQWSKLLCVIKDNKLLCYKSSKDQTPQMELTLSGCSISHVPKDGKKKRHELKIVHQGADALVLAVQSKEQAEEWLKVMREVCGNGTYELDRSGSPVHKPELEKKSSSDRPSSDGEAAHENGHVDNKDHGKGKKNSKSEQGKTGTVGKGAGKKITKIIGLGKKKPSVDEQTSSAEEDVPTSGYLNVLSNNQWRERWCRLKDNQLLLHKDQDDLKSHMASLPLRGCEVSPGLDHKHPFAFRLLRNGQEVAVLEASSSEAMGRWLGVLLAETGSAADPANLHYDYIDVETTANVIQLAKQSLCFTSKRAVSPNPYACPSGTALHYHDVPINGMHSGPDTGGKKAHDDNSYENVPEAKLKSASSNHSKTPVCKVSSKFLTADTKTKAGAQLKGKKGSASSGLASKLKADPRSQQKKNGVAAMNGTASLKRSNSDAEQCKYGKNRVEADAKRLQAKDDELTKKKLDIRNHLAALKKERKDLRSAIEAASGKRSQASVSERLKKVEDECRQKEEERVNLELELTEVKGSLKKALSGGVTLGLTIEPKAAPAAVQSPAALRRVQESSPFSSCDTSDTETCSLPVNSASLLRRQRAVPKASPVRGHVLRKAKEWEQKSGT; from the exons ATGGACCGTCGTTTGGCGGATTCTATGATGAGGAGCGAGCCTGTGCTTTTGTCTTCCAGCGGGG CAATGGAGGAGTTGGTGTACGAGCTCCGGCTGTTCCTGGACCTGCTGGACCGGGAATATCTCAGCGCCGGAATCCGAGAGAAGAAAACACACCTCTCCAACATCCTCAACCGAGTCCTCTCGAAAAAAG AGCCATTATGTAAAGCAGAGATCCACAGTGGACTACCCGCACCCCCACAAATGCCGCTGCCTGAAATCCCTCACCCATGGCTG GCTCCAAACGACGGCCCTCCTCCTCTACCCAGCTCCTCGCTACCGGAAGGTTACTACGAAGAAGCGGTGCCTTTAACCCCCGGCAAAGCGCCGGAATACATCACATCGA ACTACGATTCGGACGCTATGAGCAGCTCCTACGAGTCGTACGAcgaggaagaagaggacgaCAAGGGTCGCAAGACGCGCCACCAGTGGCCCTCCGAAGAGGCCTCCATGGATTTGGTGAAGGACGCTCGGATCTGCGCTTTCCTGCTGCGCAAGAAACGctttggccagtggtccaagctTCTCTGCGTCATTAAAGATAACAAACTTCTG TGTTACAAATCGTCCAAAGACCAGACGCCGCAAATGGAGCTGACCCTGTCGGGTTGCAGCATCAGCCACGTCCCCAAAGACGGCAAGAAGAAACGCCACGAGCTGAAGATTGTCCACCAGGGGGCAGATGCCCTGGTGCTTGCCGTGCAGAGCAAAGAACAGGCAGAGGAGTGGCTCAAG GTCATGAGAGAGGTGTGCGGTAATGGGACTTATGAATTGGATCGCTCCGGATCCCCAGTCCACAAACCTGAACTGGAAAAG AAATCCTCGTCCGACAGGCCAAGCTCGGACGGCGAAGCGGCGCACGAGAACGGACACGTGGACAACAAGGACCACG gaaaaggaaaaaagaattCCAAGTCGGAGCAGGGCAAGACCGGCACGGTCGGGAAAGGCGCCGGGAAGAAGATCACCAAGATCATCGGGCTGGGCAAGAAGAAGCCCTCCGTGGATGAGCAGACTTCATCGGCGGAGGAAGATGTCCCCACGAGTG GCTACCTGAACGTGCTGTCCAATAACCAGTGGCGGGAGCGCTGGTGCCGCCTCAAAGACAACCAGCTGCTGCTGCACAAAGACCAGGATGACCTGAAGAGCCACATGGCTTCGCTGCCCCTCCGAGGCTGCGAGGTCAGCCCCGGCCTGGACCACAAGCACCCTTTCGCCTTCCGCTTGCTACGTAATGGTCAGGAGGTGGCCGTACTGGAG gcATCCTCCTCCGAAGCCATGGGTCGCTGGCTGGGGGTCTTACTGGCCGAGACGGGCTCCGCTGCGGACCCGGCCAACTTGCATTACGACTACATCGACGTGGAGACCACCGCCAACGTAATCCAGCTGGCCAAACAGTCGCTCTG TTTTACCAGTAAGCGTGCGGTCTCCCCGAACCCGTACGCCTGCCCCAGCGGGACGGCGCTGCACTACCACGACGTACCCATCAACGGAATG CACTCCGGTCCCGACACAGGTGGGAAGAAAGCGCACGATGACAACTCCTACGAAAACGTGCCCGAGGCCAAGCTCAAGTCCGCCTCTTCAAATCACTCTAAGACACCCGTTTGTAAAGTCTCTTCTAAGTTCCTCACTGCTGACACTAAAACCAAAGCTGGCGCTCAG CTTAAGGGGAAGAAGGGGAGCGCAAGCAGCGGGCTCGCATCCAAACTGAAGGCAGATCCGAGAAGTCAGCAAAAGAAGAACGGAGTCGCTGCTATGAACGGGACAGCGTCGCTGAAACGCAGCAACTCCG ACGCGGAGCAATGTAAATACGGGAAAAACCGCGTGGAGGCAGACGCCAAGCGGCTGCAGGCCAAAGACGACGAGCTGACCAAGAAGAAACTCGACATCCGGAACCATCTGGCCGCTCTGAAGAAGGAACGCAAGGACCTGCGTAGCGCTATTGAGGCGGCGTCAG GCAAGCGATCGCAGGCCTCCGTGTCGGAACGACTGAAGAAGGTGGAGGACGAGTGCAGACAGAAGGAAGAAGAGCGAGTCAACCTGGAGCTGGAGCTGACCGAGGTCAAAGGCAGCCTGAAGAAGGCGCTGAGCGGCGGGGTCACCCTGGGCCTCACCATCGAACCCAAAGCTGCTCCGGCGGCCGTCCAG TCACCGGCAGCGTTACGACGGGTGCAGGAGTCCTCGCCCTTCTCCAGCTGCGACACCAGCGACACGGAGACCTGCTCCCTGCCCGTCAACAGCGCCTCGCTGCTGCGCCGGCAGCGCGCCGTCCCCAAGGCGTCGCCGGTGCGAGGACACGTCCTCAGGAAGGCCAAG GAATGGGAACAGAAGAGCGGAACATAA